A genomic region of Gadus macrocephalus chromosome 5, ASM3116895v1 contains the following coding sequences:
- the golga5 gene encoding golgin subfamily A member 5, protein MSWFTDLAGKAEDFLNKVDAGAATALQKENALAAEYGGDPSLSSVYATSGYRTDGPGMQQNYESLHDPPGFITAAAGNIKRTNAPLFSNASIVSSTNPDTTTPLGSSSVGATSSTNTGRASSGFVRRKKSEQDVDDDMLFDFLNSSDPPAATSDRKDVRRDLPKVSVPVVEPQAPPSTSTPMSSALASGTSTPHSTLGISRASSLSSLSTHSMKTSEEGLARDPGRDTPDGSDSGLSAPQDSGRPEPLFPDESRSQELSSLRLENQLLRNEVTSLNQEMASLIQRAKAMQEDLNQARLRSDKWNSDQSTTDRVVREFRSQVDDLTEALSAKDGQLAVLKIRLDEADQLLKSRNSALEAAQSEKSRLLQDQSEGSSMQSQALETLQQGLREAELTLRREQDNYRQMQSEAAVRLSRAEAERQTLAETVTAAERRAAEERRRADDLQQQTRSARAAAELGRQELQDYKHKASRILQSKEKLISSLKEGSGLDALDSGRGAVLELEEMRHEKELQKEEVQRLQGQVHALRAEVQELESQAMSEVETWRQQQMELQDQQAMQIRAKQEAEAELDRHKQELQYLEEESHRTKASLQSRIKDREDEIQKLRNQLTNKALSSSSQVELESRLHQLTETLIQKQTMLEALGTEKSSLAFQLERLEQQLKSAQGGAPSGGQAIHMGSLEGAGARQRATPVLFSDQDSPGMYGQVRKAASTIDRFSIRLGIFLRRYPIARVFVILYIGLLHLWVMIVLLTYTPEMHTDHPGGR, encoded by the exons ATGTCTTGGTTCACTGACTTGGCCGGGAAAGCGGAAGATTTCCTGAACAAAGTGGACGCAGGAGCCGCTACTGCCCTGCAGAAGGAGAATGCCTTGGCAGCTGAATACGGAGGTGATCCGTCGCTCTCCTCCGTGTACGCCACCTCCGGGTACCGGACGGACGGTCCTGGGATGCAGCAGAACTACGAATCGCTCCACGATCCGCCAGGTTTCATCACCGCGGCAGCTGGCAACATCAAAAGAACCAACGCCCCTCTTTTCTCCAACGCAAGTATCGTCTCCTCCACCAACCCCGACACCACCACTCCCCTGGGCTCCTCCAGTGTCGGAGcgacctcctccaccaacacggGGAGAGCCTCCTCGGGCTTTGTGAGGCGCAAAAAGAGTGAGCAGGACGTGGACGACGACATGCTGTTTGACTTCCTCAACAGCTCGGACCCGCCGGCCGCCACTAGCGACCGGAAGGACGTGAGGCGAGATCTCCCGAAGGTGTCTGTCCCCGTGGTGGAGCCCCAAGCtccgccctctacctccacACCCATGTCCAGCGCGTTGGCCTCCGGGACCTCCACGCCCCACTCCACCCTTGGGATCTCCCGGGCGTCCAGCCTCAGCTCCTTGTCGACGCACAGCATGAAAACGTCGGAGGAGGGCCTTGCCCGGGACCCCGGCCGCG ACACCCCCGACGGCTCAGACTCCGGGCTGTCGGCCCCCCAGGACTCGGGCCGACCGGAGCCCCTGTTCCCGGACGAGTCCCGGAGCCAGGAGCTGTCCAGCCTGCGCCTGGAGAACCAGCTGCTGCGCAACGAGGTGACCTCCCTCAACCAGGAGATGGCCTCGCTCATCCAGAGGGCCAAGGCCATGCAGGAGG ATCTGAACCAGGCCCGCCTCCGCTCCGACAAGTGGAACTCGGACCAGTCCACCACGGACCGCGTGGTCCGAGAGTTCCGGTCGCAGGTTGATGACCTCACAGAAGCCCTGTCTGCCAAAGACGGCCAGCTGGCGGTCCTCAAGATCCGATTGGACGAGGCCGACCAGCTGCTGAAGAGCCGCAACTCGGCACTGGAGGCGGCGCAGAGCGAGAAGTCCCG ATTGCTGCAGGACCAATCAGAAGGCAGCAGCATGCAGTCGCAGGCCCTGGAGACACTGCAACAGGGGCTGAGGGAGGCGGAGCTAACCCTCCGGCGAGAGCAGGACAACTACAGACAGATGCAG agcGAGGCCGCGGTGCGTCTCTCCAGGGCGGAGGCCGAGCGGCAGACTCTGGCGGAGACGGTGACGGCGGCGGAGCGGCGGGCGGCCGAGGAGCGGCGCCGCGCCGacgacctgcagcagcagacGAGGAGCGCCCGGGCCGCCGCCGAGCTGGGCCGGCAGGAGCTGCAGGACTACAAGCACAAGGCCTCGCGCATCCTGCAG tccaagGAGAAGCTCATCTCCAGCCTGAAGGAGGGCTCGGGGCTGGACGCCCTGGACAGCGGCCGGGGCGCGgtcctggagctggaggagatgcgCCACGAGAAGGAGCTCcagaaggaggaggtgcagaggcTGCAGGGCCAGGTCCACGCGCTGCGGGCCGAGGTCCAG GAGCTGGAGAGCCAGGCCATGAGCGAGGTGGAGACGTGGAGGCAGCAGCAGATGGAGCTCCAGGACCAGCAGGCCATGCAGATCAGAGCCAAGCAGGAGGCAGAGGCCGAGCTGGACCGACACAAACAG GAGCTGCagtacctggaggaggagagtcaCCGCACCAAAGCCAGCCTGCAGAGCCGGATCAAAGACCGGGAGGACGAGATCCAGAAGCTGAGGAACCAG CTGACCAATAAGGctctgagcagcagcagccaggtggagctggagagccGTCTGCACCAGCTGACGGAGACGCTGATCCAGAAGCAGACCATGCTGGAGGCGCTGGGCACGGAGAAGAGCTCCCTGGCCTTCCAGCTGGAGAggctggagcagcagctgaagaGCGCCCAGGGAGGGGCTCCGAGCGGCGGGCAGGCCATCCACATGGGCAGCCTggagggagcag GGGCGCGACAGAGGGCCACGCCCGTGCTCTTCAGCGACCAGGACAGCCCCGGCATGTACGGCCAGGTGCGCAAGGCGGCCAGCACCATCGACCGCTTCAG CATCAGACTGGGGATCTTCCTGCGACGCTACCCCATCGCCAGAGTGTTTGTTATCTTGTACATC GGTCTCCTGCACCTGTGGGTGATGATAGTCCTGCTGACGTACACGCCGGAGATGCACACAGACCACCCGGGGGGCAgatga